The sequence AATGCATGTATggttaattaaataatttgataaaatttaaTTCTTTAACTTTTAATATGAGATTtaagagatttttttaaaagttgaattaaccttttaatttaacaaattttcattaatttttattgttcaaacaataattttttttaataatatgtTAAGATGGACTATATGACACACCATATGCTAAAATTGCACTACGGTTGGTTGGAATTTTTTGGTGTACTTACTTATACTAACAAATTTATATTACAAAAATCTTTCAATAATTCATTAATTAAGTTGATTAGAcagagaaggaaagaaaaaaaaaagttcaattttGGCCTCTTTGATAATATGTCATTCAATTCACTTCGATTTAGGTTTTAATATACAAgacacaatatatatatatatatattaattactTGTGTCTGAATGCCTAATCATTATGAATGAGACTTTAGTAAAGGTAGAAAAAGCCCATAAATAATCATCTTAATGAGCATTAGATTCAAAGTGATGGATATAAAAGTAGTATTTGTAATTATAATTTTGGAGAAGATTTCAAATCGTAAAGACTTCGATCCAACGTCAACCAACTTGTTGATCTTTATTAGTAGGCTAAAATATCATTACGGTCTATTTTTAATCTTAGacttttgttaatttttatCCCAATGTACTGAATGAATGATAATAATTTTGATAAAAGAATTTAGTGTATGTGAAATTATTATTACCATAAAATGTTAGGATGCAAGTGAATAATGAGAGAAGGAATGATGAATCTTGAGTACTAAATAGCAATTAAGTTTGCTTTCACAAtaatgacaaatatatatatatatatatatatatatatatatatatatatatatatatatatataattacattTGCTTATTTAATTACTTGTAGTAGTAATGATAATCCATTGCAAAAACTTGTGAATAAAGATTTCATCAaagtttctttcttcttcttcttcttcttcttattgttttttttatataaaataaaaagattagaTTCATAAAGTGGCAATTAAAGAGCGTGACAACAACTCAACCTCGagataattattttaaacaaaatatttataaagttggtacaaaattttataaaattattctTCAAATCAtcactagaaaaaaaaatattccaaAAAATTGTCCCTTCtaatgtgtgtatatatatatatatggtttcttcccttttgtttctttctttcttttaaagcCACCGACATTGATTCTTTGATTCTTTATTCttcctctctctttttttttttttttttttttaattttcaattcattaattatttttctttaatacaAATAAATCAATGTCTTTATCTATCAAATTCACCatacaaaacaaaaattaaaaaaaaaaaaaaaagtatgatTAAGGAGGAGAGGTGAGGGGGATGAGGGATAGGTTACGTAGTTGAAGGTAATAGTAATGACTTTGGAGGTGTCAAATTGTGAGTGGAGGAGAGTGATATATTACCTCACCTTCCATCTTATGTTTACTTTTTAATCCCAACTTTGCTGTCTTTCACGCCCCCACACCCACCTCTCCccctttttccatttttataaCAACCAAATAGCTTTCCTTccaattcttttcttttttaaaaatttatatatcaATTTCTTCTACCTCTATTTCTGGATTTACTAATTCTGATTACATGAatctttcattttaaattttattttaaaacaatatacatacatacatacatatatatatatatataagattgCGTTGGTTTACGTGTGTTGTTTAGGTGAACAAATCCTTTGAGGGTGAATGttagaaaaaaattatgaaaaaaaaataaataggtAGAATTTAAGAAAGATGATGACAACATGTATAGTTCATATATCTGTCGTTTGTATATGTATATTAACTCATTCACGTAAGCATAATCAAACTCTTATGTTTATGTATTTAACGATAGAAAACCTACTAGAACTCTTTTGAAACAAACTTTAGACTTTAATGgttgaataaaatttaaaaaaatgaagttaTAATTGAAACCAACGAGATTAtctaaatattatatatataatttaatcaaACCAAAAAATATTTGTGAAATTTCACTCgacttaattatttaattagaaaATGAATAATTTCATTCGATATCTTTTATGGATGTATAAGAATGTTAAAGATCAAATAAGTGTGTAGTTTATTACAAGAATGTTATAttaatcttttaaatatttatgtaattaaaaattttattataaataattacaattaatgtaaaataaggaatattgttttttttttttaaaaaaaaagaaaatgaataattaattgaaaataaataatcaGTTAATTTATTGAAGTTAAATAATTAAGTGTAAtgtaataattattttatttcattacaTAAgcaaataaagtaataatataatgttttaatatataaaagataaGTCGTAAATTGTTAGATATTATTCTTTTAATAAGGAATtgtacaaaatatagcaaaaattcaaactaattaaataatgcaattaattaaagataatttagTATTGTTCTCAATATAATTTAGTTGCAATCTTATTTTATTCGATCACGATCCATTAAATAACAATAAACTATAATTAAAAATCGATCAATGAAGTAGTATTTAAACTTATTTGAAACCCcaatttttgttggttttttcttttagtaCGAAAAGgcttaaaaaaagagagaataattATCCTTATTTATAAACTCACTATTATCCTAttaaaactttattaaaaagaatttacattatttcttttaaatttttttttgttccaaataaattattttaaaaaaaggttAATATTTATTATGAAGTAAATAATTGATCCCTAAACCCTAATAAGTTTCGAGCGTACTGGCACGTAGGAACTCCATTAACCCGCCACGTGTACTGTGGCACGTGTTACGTGTCTCGGAGGCAAAGAACTTAAAAAGGccttattattttattgtataatatGTTAGAATATAATCAAATAAAGTCATCcttttcaaataataatttcAACAATATATCCAATTATAATTTTACCTTAGAGTTTAATGACTCTAAAATTTGACCATATCAAATTTTATGGTTTGTAGTTCAATTTTTGCAAACTTTGTGTCTCCTAATTttcgtttaaaaacaaaatagggGATTACAATTTACAAATGCATGTTAATATGTTATGAGCCATTATATTGTTTGGAGATATAAACTAATTAGGACTCAAAAGCTATTGTTAGAATATTGTAGGTTTAGGAATTCACCCTAAATACAACACTATTACAACCTTAGAGGAAGTAAGTGAACAACTCTCCTTCTTCCTACGAACTATGTAGTGGAACATTATTAAACACCGCCGCATTTGATCCCAAAATCTCACCTTTTGTGGAATCTTATTAAACATCGCTCATCAATTCAAATCTAAATCTATGATctcttattttgattcgaaATCTTAATATACCTCTCTGGCTTACTCTAATATCATAAagatatttcttttctttattttagaaagtatttctcttttttttttttaaattacaaatttatcgTGAACATGACGTAAAATATATCTATTTTGTCtcaattatttattattgtaaAATAGAGATCTCACATCTTTCTTCTTGGCATCAATTAAATTAcgagaaaatataaaaaaaatgataattataataaatagtaattttaaaaataatgattaaatatataacaatattttaaaaatattgtaaatatagcaaaatctcgattcttttgaaatattattatatactcaattattttaaatttaattaacaactatttaatttttaatattgaaAATGGTAATCAATTTTGATGAAATTGAAatcattgttattatttttataaatataagaGAATAGAAAAATGTGGAACGCTCCGTTTTAGTGGCGCGTAATTgtcaaaagaaaattatagaaaaaaaaaaagtgattattaaaaaaaagaaagaaaaagggaaaaaaaaagtgaaaaatattattagaaaaagaaaaagaaaaagaaaaaagaaaattcccAAAAAGCACTGCCCATTATAACATTCTCAACAAACTTCGCCCATTACATTTTCgtcattttcattttctctctctcctttttcttcttcttcttcttcctctccgtAGGACAAAACAATGGAAGTTAGAGCTTCATAAAATTTGTGGAAAATTGAAAGAATCTCAGTCACTACAATGATGCAAAGCGGTGAAGGTTCATtacttctttctctctctcccagCTTCAGCAGTTACTCTTCCGACAGATTTGCCGAAATCGCCGCCCGTGTCGTCGAGGAATTCCGTAAAGAATCCGACACCGATCCCGATATTTTCAACTGGAAACCTGATTCCGCTTCTTCTCTCCATTACGGACCCGAACCGGGTGAATTCAACCAAATACCTCAAATCCTACACGGCGGTAATGCTGAAACAGAGACTTTAGATGAAATTGCAGACGATGAGTTCGAATTCGCGGTCGTTCCTAGGGAGCCGGAAGAGGTAACCATCTCAGCTGAGGATATCTTCTACAACGGTCAAATTAGACCGATTTATCCTGTTTTCAACACGAATCTTCTGTTGAGCGATTCGATTGTAGATAAGAACAATAGCGGCAACGACGTTGACGTCAAGCACGACGATGAAAACTTGAAGAAATCCAAGCCAAAGAGAGTACATCGACCGTCTCTTGGAAAACTAATGAGCGAAGAGCGTGAGACGAATTCGTGTTCTTCGTCTGAGACGGAAGAGCTAGACGGAGTTCTTCCTGGAACGTACTGCGTTTGGACGCCCAAGGAATCGCTCGAGAGATGCAAAAAGAGCAATTCTATGGGATCATCGAAGAGATGGAAACTCCGAGACCTTCTATACAGAAGCAGCAGCGACGGAAAGGAAACCTTCGTGTTTTTATCATCAAGCAAAAGAGTCGAGAAATTCGCCGAAATCCCAAAGGAAAAAGGTAGTACCGGTAGCGGAGACGAAAAGTCCACCGGAAAAGTAAAATCCAGCAGAGTCGCCGCCGCTGCGGCTGCGACTGCGACAGCTACCAATGTGAGTCCAACGGCGACGgtagaaggagaagaagaaaagaattcGTGGAAGGAAGGGGATAGGAAGATTCAATCGATTCCGTGCAGACAAGAAATGGGGGATTTATTCAACAATGTCAATGGTATGAACAAAAACTCACATCAATTATGAACATAATCagtgtttgaatttgaaataaaagatttgatttggggaagaagaagattgaaaaaaaaaaaaaaacctaattaattaattaattaattaaaattaatgagatttatttttctttttcttaggGCTGTTTGTTTGTAAGGGAAGAAAAATCAAGTTTAATTTGGAATAATTAAATTGTTAAAGAATGACAAATCTTCTACCAAAAGGAGAAATTAGCAAATAGTATGTGTGAATGGATGGGATCAATGAGTTGTAATATTATTGTAcatttattttcataatatatattttatgaatatgaaatatttaattttgaccTTTGTTTAGGGGTCAAAAGCTTGAGAAGGTGTGACAAAAAACATAATAtacataatataaataaaaaaaaatgcaaccAAATATTGGCAGTGtctaatgaaaaataaattttgtggagtttgttttttctttggaAATATTTGTAAAGGATTCCAAACCCCAATTTTCAAAATGGAAGCTTATGGCCGTGGGGTTTCCTTCAAAGAAACCAAGGTATCATAAATTActttactttattattattattattattattattattattattattattattattattattattattattattattattattattattatttgaaatttaGGTTTTTGATaaatagagaaagaaaaaaaaaaggcaaaattGGTGCATCACATGAAAGCAGCACTGAGAAAACGACATATAGGTCCAGCATTGTTTGCTTGaacctttcttttttaaaaataaaaaataaaagaagaagaattttcttcaactttatatatatatatatatgaatattagttttaatttagaTTCTTTATCTTGTTGGTTAAACCAAACAGCCATCCACTCTTTTGTAGTTTGCTTTATTACAAGAGCataatcttctttcttctctacctttcttcttctttaattaTGTTTTCTCCTTTCAACAAACTTCTTCTTTAagtcttattattattattattttattgaattaattTCAGCATAAACTAATAATGTTGGATGTCTAAAATTATGTTCATGTAACTAAGTAGATaatttttggttaattttgagTGTTTAATTACTAGATGgagattcttcttcttcttcttctttttttttttttttttttttggtatacCCAATTACTATTGAAGTTGGGCTTACTGTTGGTTAATTTATTGAGTTATcagggattttttttaaaatttgatattaATTTGAGGGTATCAATTTAGAAACTCGTTTAAATTGggattaaaattaatatatataaaatgaatgTTGGACATATAACTTTTTTGTCtttattctttatatatatatggtatgctttgtttttattctttttatagcctttgttcaagttttttattttacgattatttttttttaaaaaaaggcaGATGTGTGTTTAATAATATTCTTTGATAATGTCCGAAAAGTTGTATAAATTAGGATGTAGAACAATTTcggtttattatatatatatttgcttTAACGTTTAAATTATGGAGTAATGtagagtttttattttaaaataataataaaaagctTGTGAAGATAAGTACTCTTTGTGTTAAAGCAAGACATAGTGTATTATATATGTTTTATGTGAAGTGGTTCgcctttctttttaaaaattaaaaattgatggaagaaaaagagaattGTTACGTATTATTAAGTATGTTTATTATTTCGTTACTTTggttttaattatttgattaatTTTCTTATAGCAATTATCAACTTAGCTCTTTGCTTTTATTGTCGATTAAATATTCCGGCAAAGTGGATTATTATGGACAGCAACATCTTGTGAAAGATGTGCATTCTTAATGTATaccaaaattattttgaatttgaaaataagaaattgaataGTATAGATTGATGTTAATTGGGTGGAATTGAGGTATTTACCATTTAAAGTATTTTCTATATTAATAATGTGTTTGATGACTATGTTGATTGGGACAAAGGAAAATTAGGAtattatgttttaaatttaattatttgttgaATTATCCAATTTTCGTTGATGTCAGACATTTCAACTTCTCTGTCGGAAGAAAATGGTAGACTAATATTCAACACCATTTTCTTCCTCTTTAAAAATAAGTTATAAAGTTTGTATCAATTCCATTTTGTCTTGAAAAACTATGTTTTTCTCTTAATAACAAGGATTAAATTATTACTAGTTAGTAGTTCCTCGTTATAAAGTAGTGAACTTAATAAACCAAAAGCGTTTCCTAATGTAAATTATGTCTGATTTATGTCGTTTACCTAATTGTCTTTGGTATTTTTCTGTCGTCTAGAAAAGATTTTTTAGTATTAATCTCtttttatgttaatttattATGATTAGAATAAATCTatctatatttttaaatttattttagatGATTGGAGACGAAGATTTTCGATGGTAGAACAATCCTTGTTCAAGGAGTGGCAATAAAATAGATAGAGGCAGGAGGATatagaaattataattttttttaggggACAAATATTAAATTTCACATTTTATAGCTATTAGGCAAATGGAGATCTCAAAATAAATAAGGTTAAAAAACTTTTAAACAACTCTCTCAAAACTCACAAGTTAAAGTgcatcttttaaaattttagctATAAAAAGGCAAGCATAAGCTAGCTACTTATGAAAACTAATTACCAAAAGCATAATTTTTCACcccccaaaaaagaaaaaagaaactttcaaATTTGATTGATATAACATCATGTATAGTATACAACCCCTAAATTTGtccataaaaacaaaaaagaaaaataacccTCAATTAGGTTAACTTTCATCTTCAAAACAAAAGATCAATTCAACCAAATTGACACTCACCAACTCTTCTTCTTGTACTTATTTTCAATCCCTTTCATCAAACCCTTAAATCTCCTTTTAACTACCATTTTCTTTATCGGGACGTGTCATCTTTTTTCAATAGAAATTTACAAAATgacataaatataattaaaatatttggatTTGATTACTTTTTATGtaacatgagaatattttttATCCACTTTGCTTAAATATTTGCTTGTAAAGATACCTATCTATCTAAGTCCCCTATTCTATTATATTCTTGAGTAAAGGTGTAATATCATGAGCACTTCaatatctataatagtaataatattcccataaaaaaaattctaaccTTGCTCAAGATTTTACATCAAATTCCTACTTAAGAATTCGTATTAATAAATGTACTATGTTAACATGAAGTATTGAACATAGTTCAATAATGAAAACAACACTAAGGCTTGTAAATGTTGTAAGattaaatatacaaaaagagggggaaaaagagaaaaagaaagtaaatGCAATTATGTTCTTATCGTCAAGATTAAAAAGGGTAATCACAATGATGAATGAAGACAAAGACAATAATCCAATGGAAGAAGCTAATCCATACCTTGGAAAATGGGATGTTAAAAGAAAACGACATTCCCTTGAAAATTCCAAAACGGTGGGCTTTCAATGcaaaaatattcttattaattATCCCTGCTCACATATATGagtaatttttattaatatatggACTTCCACTCGAAAGttgaatctaaatttttttatttttaatttttgctatattttataaaaaaaccgAACCAATCTTATTTTCTTTCAATAGTTttcattttaacatttttcttactttttttaaaGTTTCACGATCTTATTTTCATTCTCTTTAATTCTCCGCTCATTCTAATGTCTTTTAAATTCTTAGTACTCCTAATTACATTCTAGTCTCTCAACAGTTGATCCTCTAACTTAACCACTAATCGAGAACTAATCAGTCTTCAACCACTCAAGTTAGAACCTCTGATTTTCAGTAAATTCCATGAAAAGAATAAATGTGTGTGTAGAAAGATCGAAAGTCCAAAAAGGATACATAAAAACCGACATATTTGTTCATGACAACTTCCAACAATGGTAGCAGTACACAGTAGAGCAAATCCTTTTGTCGTTTGGTTAGCGTCAATCATGTAGAGAGAGGGACGCAGTTGTTTAGGGAATAATGAAGTTTCTTTTCAAAGTGTATGCTCCAATATCTGTATTCTTTAATAAAAGTTGAAGGATTTTTCTGTCTCTTTCCTACTCcacatttttcttcttttataaaataaatacccAACTCACCCATGTGCATCTGCATAAGCAACCCCTTCCCCAAACTGTTACTTTAATTTCTACATTCCCACACTCCTATATCTCAATTGGCCACTAGGGggaaaaaaattcatatttggCTTTTTTAGAATAAGACCAAGACCCCAGAGTATTTATAATGTCAAATAACTATGTGAGGAAAATGTAGTTGTCGCATATTGGTTAGAATGCATATTAACAAACATGTCAACTCACAAACTGACGCTTTGTTACCTAAAAATAGATCAACGTACAGACACCCATTACATAAAAAGAGATGAGCAGCTCTGAGATCTACGGAGTAAATTGTGAATAGAGATTCTGATACTTACAGTGCTATATGGAAGTATACTTACAGTATTCGGAATTGATTTGAAGCATCTCCACCGTTGCGCTATGACACCGAAGATTTTGTCCCAGTTGAAATTAATCCCTTGTCACTTTCCCCCACAATCCCATTTTACTCAAAATCCAGTGTAGAAGTCTCAATTCCAACGAACCTGCATAATGCAAGGATGTT comes from Cucumis melo cultivar AY chromosome 12, USDA_Cmelo_AY_1.0, whole genome shotgun sequence and encodes:
- the LOC103483497 gene encoding uncharacterized protein LOC103483497; the protein is MMQSGEGSLLLSLSPSFSSYSSDRFAEIAARVVEEFRKESDTDPDIFNWKPDSASSLHYGPEPGEFNQIPQILHGGNAETETLDEIADDEFEFAVVPREPEEVTISAEDIFYNGQIRPIYPVFNTNLLLSDSIVDKNNSGNDVDVKHDDENLKKSKPKRVHRPSLGKLMSEERETNSCSSSETEELDGVLPGTYCVWTPKESLERCKKSNSMGSSKRWKLRDLLYRSSSDGKETFVFLSSSKRVEKFAEIPKEKGSTGSGDEKSTGKVKSSRVAAAAAATATATNVSPTATVEGEEEKNSWKEGDRKIQSIPCRQEMGDLFNNVNGMNKNSHQL